The genomic stretch CGCAACCACGCGCCGGACATTGCCGCCATGGACCTGTTCGTTGTTCCAACGATCGGTTTCGACCTGCTCTATGCGTTCGTCATCGTCCGGCTCGACCGTAGAGACCTCGTCTGGATCAACGTCACAGCAAATCCGACCGCAGAATGGGTTGCCCGTCAAATCACGGAGGCATTTCCTTGGGATGAGGCTCCGCGCTACCTCATCCGCGATTGGGATTGGATCTATGGCAGCGTCGTCACACGCCGATTGCGCGCCATGGGCATCCGGGACAAGCCCACCGCACCAGCTTCGCCTTGGCAGAATGGCTTTGCCGAACGGCTGATCGGATCGATCCGGCGCGAGTGTGTGGACCACATCGTTGTCTTGGGCGAGATGCATTTGCGTCGGGTCCTGAAATCCTACGCCGACTATTACAATCGCGTCAGAACGCATCGATCCTTGAACAGGGATGCGCCGGCTTCTCGCTCGGTTCAGCGAACCGGTGTGGTCAGGTCACTTGCCGTCCTGGGCGGACTTCATCACCACTACGCCAGAGCTTAAGTTTTCGGTACACACAAGAATCCGCTTTGGGGTGCGCCACGCATTCACGGCGAACTGCTCAAGCTCGGGTTTGAGGTCGCGCAGTCGAGCGTCGCCAAGTACATGGTCAAGCGACAGGCGCCGCCCAGCCAGGGATGGCGGACCTTCTTGCGCAACCACGCGCCGGACATTGCCGCCATGGACCTGTTCGTTGTTCCAACGATCGGTTTCGACCTGCTCTATGCGTTCGTCATCGTCCGGCTCGACCGTAGAGATATCGTCTGGATCAACGTCACAGCAAATCCGACCGCTGAATGGGTTGCGCATCAGATAACGGAGGCCTTTCCTTGGGACGGGGCTCCCGGTTACATGATCCGAGACCGCGATCGGATCTACGGCACTGTCGTCACACGTCGACTGCGTGCCATGGGCATCCGGGACAAGCCTGTCGCACCGGCCTCACCCTGGCAGAATGGCTTTGTCGAACGGCTGATCGGATCGATCCGGCGTGAATGTGTGGACCACATCATTGTCCTGGGCGAGGCACAGCTGCGCCGGATTCTGAAATCTTACGCTCGCTACTATAATGAGACGCGGACGCACTTGGCCTTGGATAAGGATGCGCCGGTTTCTCGCCCGGTTCAGCGAACCGGTGTGGTCAGTTCACTTGCCGTCCTGGGCGGACTTCATCTCCACTACGGCCGGGTTTGAGTTTTCGGTACACACAGGGTGCGCATTGGGCTCATCCTGCGCGTCATCCATGATCCGGCGATGTGGGCAGCCAGCCTGACAAGCTAGTGCGCATTCCCTGGACGCCTCGTCGATGATCGTCTTGATGGTGCGCGCGCAGCGGCCACATTCAGCGCTGCAGCCAAGGCAGTCATAGATCTGCTTGGCATTTCGCAGCGCGTCGTCGGCCGTATTTACGGCGTGACGAACATCGTGGTCGCTAAGGACATTGCAGGAACAGACGATCATGAAACGCGGAAAAGACCTTCAGTGATGCGGCGTCATCGAATTGGGACGGCGCCAGGGCGCGTTGGAGGTTCCAAACAAAGGCGGAGATGATTGAGTGGCAACCGCCACGGGAAGTCAGCCTTGACCTTTGATCTGGAAGTCAGCGGAAATCTGTTTGATCACTCGCGGGGACCGCTAGCTGCAGAGCCGACGGAGGACACGGGAGCGCCGCTCCGTGCCGGCCGAAGATTAACGCTCTCGGTTAGCGTAGATGACACAGCTGGAATCTGTTGGCCCTGAGTAGCAGCCATCACTGCGTTTCGGGTGTTGTTGAATACCTCCTCGATCATCTTCGAAGAATCCATCTGCGTAAGAAGAGCGGTCATCAGCTGACTATGTAGTTCATCCGGATCTTCGACGACCTGGCCAGGCGCTGCTGAGCTCAGGATGAGCGCGTTCTCACTCGTTTGAATGGGTGCAAGTCCATGTGAGTAGCTCCTGAAGCGTCGCTCATAAGGATTGCGGCGTGAGGCCTCAATGACGACGAGCCTGACGCGGGCTCCGGATGTCTTGAGTTGCGAAAGGAGACGGTCAATGCTTACGCCTTGTCGACGGACATCTTCTTCACTCCAGATCTTCGCGTCGACTGGGATTAAATAATTTTGTCCGTCAGATTGGACACCGTAACCTCCGAAATAGACCAACACAATTGAGTTCAAATGTACTCTTGCCCTTAGATGATCGATTGCGCGCGTCATGTCGGGGTGCGTCGCATTGTCAACCGCGTCGACCAGAAAGCCGTCCTTGCGAAGAGCATTTGTCAAACCTTCCGCATCGCGTGTTATTTGGGGAAGAGGAGAGCCGGCATCGGGATAGGTTGAATTGCCAATCACCAGAGCTAGCCGATTAGTATCTATGGGTGCGGATTCACCCGACCAGATGGGCGCGCTCATGGGCCGGTTATGAGGCTTCTCCAACCGCATTGTCCTGCCGAGGCCAGTTGAGAGCAAGCCAAGCAGGACTGCAGCGCCGACTAGTATTCTGGCAACTGTCATTTCATTATGGTCTCCAGTTCACAGAGGAATCGCTCCTCTCCGTAAGATGCCTTGGCGCTGCCAGCATTCGCGCCACAGTCGCGTGCCGCCGTTGCGTCCTTCAATTGCGTCGCGCCGTCCAGTAACCCGAGCATCGCGCCGTTCCTGAGTGGCCGCTCCAGGTCCCCTGACCCGGCGTTGCGAATAATTTGCCCGCACCCGTGGCATATTTATCTTGGACCGTCACCGAAGCGCGAACCGCGCCGGATTTGCAACGTAACCTCGAAATCTCACGAGATTGGGATGCGTGATAATTCCGTTGGTCACATCGACAGTAAAGCGGTAACTGGCATCGCAGGTTTTTCTTTGCGTCACGAAGACGAGGTCCCAGGAGCCGTCGTACGCCGAGCGCCCGAATGCTGCCGGTGCAAAGAAAATGAAGCAACTCGCTGCCGTGATGAGAAGCGAACGCTTTGTCATGATAGTTCTCCTAACTAGCTAAAGCAGACCATGTGGTTCGAGCGGTCCAGTAACGGCCGGCATTCGTCCTGAACCGGTACGGTTGCCGATCAACATCGGGGACGTTCGCGTGCAGGGCGCTTGTCAACTACGACACCATGCTTGGCCACCCATTTACGGTCAGGCCCACGCATATAATGACGCTCGGGCCGACACGGGTCACGGGCAGTCGCGATGAGCTTGCCGCATCTGCTATTGATACCAACAACGCATCGGCGAAGCGGCGCTATGGGTGACCGAACCGCGAGCATCGCGACTTCGATGCGGCTTTCCATCGTGGTGGGAAGGACGCCGAGCGACGAACGGCCTTCGTCGCCGAAGGGACTCCGGAGGCCGTAGCGCCGCTGGTCCAAGGGTAACTTGTCGCGCGTATTGACGTAGGCGCCCTCGAAAGCGGTCTGGACTGGCGATCCCGACGTACTCGGTGCGGGGTCTTGAACCAACGCCTGGAGAGTTGGAAATCCGTGCGGGTGGTACCCACCGCACCAATCCTGGTAGAAAAAGGAGAAGCCTGTGCCGCGCACCGAGCTCCTTCAGAGTGAGAGGCGGGCGTTCCTTTCCCTCAGCATCGATCCGGTAGGGGATTGCGAGTTCAGGGGCGGGCTCTCCCGCGATGCTCTGGGTCATGGTTATACTCGCAATTCTGATTGCGGCGGGGTGTACGCCGGCGCTTCGGCTCACGACCGCGCTCGCGGCACCAGTGTTATTGCCGCGGAATCGGCTGGTAAAGCTATGATCTCGATAACCGCGTGTAATATAGGCCTGCCCGGAGGATAGGCACGTGGACACCTCCCCGCGGTCGCCGAGAGTTCCGCTCCGGCGAGGCGGCGCAGAGGGAAGCACCGCACTCCCACCGCAGCGCGCCAAGCGTCGCTCAGCCATTCCGATAACGGTCGGCTATCGACTTCATGGCGAGAGGTGATTTTCCTTTTGACCGTCATAGACTCAATCTTCGATCCATCATCGCCCGCCCTCGTCTACGGGCCGAAGTCGGCGTTCCGTTGGACGATCGCAGGCCAGGAGGTCCCACATGCAGATCAAAGAGACAATTGGCGCTTCATTCCCCGGCTCTGTCGGAAGCGCGCCGCTGGAGGATGTCGTCGTGCTCGTGGACAGCGGCGGCGTCGCGCTTGGAATGCAGCGTGCGTTCAGCGCAAGGGTGGGGGGCGTCCGCGATGGCGGTGGAGGCCTCATCGCGTCCAGGTACGTGGAGATCCCGCTCGTCGGGTCCGACGGCGAGGTCTCGGGAATCTTGTGCCGCGCCAGCCCGCGGTCCGACACGCGAGGCGCGGTCGCCGCTGGCGGGCGGGCGCGGGTGAGCGCGATAGCGGACGTGGCGCAGTTTGTCGTCCACGACATCAATAACCTTCTCGCCGTGATCGGGAGCGGCCTGCGACTGCTCGAGTGCCAGAGCGATGCTGCGTACCGAAAGGCCATCGTCGACAGAATGCAGGAGGCGATCACGCGAAGCGCGTTGCTTAGCCGGCAGCTACTCGAGGCTACGCGACCGCGCCCCAAGTCGATCGACGGGTTTCTCGCAGGCGGTCGCCTCGCAGCGATAGCTGGCACGCTTGACCTGGCGTTGCGTCCGGACATCACGGTCCGCACCGAGATCGCCCCCGACCTATGGGACTTCAACGCCGATCCGGAAGAGCTGTACTTCGCTTTGCTGAACCTCTGCCGAAACGTGGCCGATGCTATGCCGAACAGCGGCACGATCACCGTCGCGGCGCGGAACATCGAGCCGCCCGCCGGCGCGGTCCGGGGGTTCGTCGAGATCATCGTCGCCGACTACGGCAGGGCAATCGCATATGGAATTTCTGAGTCTCTTCCGTTGCTTGGCCTCGCACCGGTCGCAGTTGCCGGGAAGCTCGCATGGAATCGGATCGAGAACGAGACAGAATCGAAGTGTGAACGGTCGGTTTGTCTCCTTGCCGGGGTTGGGCCGAGCGGTACCAGCACATCTAAGGTCTTTTCCATATGCGATTCCCCTGCCGACGACGGGGAGGGCATGACCGAGGAGGTCCTCTCGCAGGCCTTCACCCTGTACTTCACGACAAAACTCGCGGGCAGCGGCACCGGCCTCGGGCTCCCCCAGGTCCAGCGCTTCGCCGCAGGACGCGGCGGCGCGGTCCGGATAAAGAGCGAGCGGGATACCGGCACGCTGGTGCGCCTCTTCCTGCCGCGAGGACTTGCAGGCGTTCGAGTCCCTCCAGCCGCCGGTCGAGGCGCGGGGGTCTGTTGTGAGCATCTCGCAGCAGACGATCGCCGAGAACGCAAAAGCCCACGCGCAGTTAAAGCTGGGTTTTCCAACTCTCTCGGACCTAGGCGGCCGGATTGCCCAGCTGTTCGGCGTGCGCTGGTGCATTTCGGAGCCACGAAATGTCAGGATTGAGCCCTACTACTACTCGGCAGTGGGCAATCTACAAGGTGCGCAGATAATGACTTGGATGTGGTTCTAAATCTTCCAAGACATCACCGATTCCATCTTTCGTATCCCGCCATCGAGGACACCAGCAACGCTGAGGTATCGTGGTGGACCGTCGCATTTTGAAGGAGGTTCGAACATGACCCAGGTATATTTCCACTGCTCGAACACGAAGAAGGTTTTCCTCGATAGCCGCGGCGCCGTGGTGGCCGATCTTGCTGAGGCGCGCGATCACGCGACCCGTCTCGTGCAATCCTTTACCAGCGAGCGCAGCCTCGAGGATTGGCATGACTGGGTCCTGCATGTCAGCGACGACCAGGGCGATGAACTCTTCGTTGTGCCCTTCATTTTCGTGCTCGGCGAGCCGAATTGAGGTCGCCATGCTTTGGGCCAAAGCGCACATGTCCCAGTTAGAAAGCACGGCGGGAGCCCCGCGAAGACTCTCTTCAGCCCTCGGCGGCAAGGTCGATGAAAGCTCGCACCTTGATCGGCAGAAACCGGTTGGAAGCGTACAGGAGGTGGAAGGGCAGCGGTGCAGGCTAGAATTCTTTAAGCGATCTCGGCCGATCCGGACGAAGGCCTGCCCTTCCAATATTCGGACCCGTCACGCATTTTTTATTCCTTCGTGACCACCTTCGCGGCTTCAAAGTCGGCGTCAGCAATCCCACCTCAGCACAAGGAATGACGAGCATAACTCAATAACAGCGATTTTGGGCGAGGCTACCCGATTTGTCTCAAAATCCGCGCGACTGACTGCCGCCGGCCTGCCGCTGACAACCGACACGCAAATTGTGCTGGTGATAGTGGGGGATTCGGAGAAATGCGCGGAAGCGAGCGCACTCCTGCTCGCCGAGCACGGCATCTATATCTAGCCTCAACTATCCGACGGTTCCGCGGGGCACCGAGCGGCTGCGTATCACGCCGACGCCCTATCACGATGACGCGCTGATCGACGCGCTCGCTAAAGCACTGGTCGATGCGTGAGAGCGCCTTGGTTTGTCACTACGATATCGCAAGCTTGCAGCGGAGTAGGTTGCCAGCGCACGGCAGCATCGGAGCGAATAGCTCAGGTTAGCAAACTGTGCCGACGGTTGGTGCGCCCCTCGGCGAGTAAAATTGCTGCGTTGTCGCTCAAGATAGCCACCGAGTCTTCAAAGCAAGAGCGGAAAGTATCTGGCGGAAGCCGTTATGAAAGAGCAACCTCGCTGATGTCGATGGAGACCGTCAACCAGAGAAAGACCTTGCAGCCCGGGCCGTTCCACATCAGGGCCCAAAATCGACCCCCCATAGTTTGGGCTGTTGCGCTGCCTGCTTTGGACTGAAGCAGGTGGTTGGGGATGCTGGGCGTGGAGACGATTGCGCGGATATCCTCACTCGCGAGCCGCAGCAAACCCTCCAGCCGAGCCTAAAGTATGATGAGTTTGCAAAAGGGCGTTTTCGAGCGACCCACGATGCCCACAACTTGTCATTCCGGATTTGTGCGCGAAGCGCAGCCGCGCTCGCTGGTAGCTGGTCACGGACTCAGGAGCGCGTTTACTGGCCGCGAGGTTCCGGCTCAACTCACTTTGGCCGGCTGCGTTCGATGATCTCCGCCGCGCCCTTCGCCAGTAGCTCGAACGCCACCGCGCGACCAAGCTCGCGCGGCCTGTTTGCGGGACCGGAGCGGGAAGCTCCGATGATCAGCCCGTCGGTTTCGTCAAGCACCGAAGCGCTGAGCGATATCGTTTTGCCGTCGATCCTAGCAAAGCCGGCGATCGGCGAGTTACAATGGCCGTTGAGCATCCACAGCACCTCGCGTTCGGCGTCGGCGCACGCATGCGCGACCACATCATCGATATTTGAAAGCAGGTGCCTTGTCTGCCAATCCGCCGCCACGCATTCCACGGCGATGATACCTTGTCCGACCGCAGGCAGCATCTCAGCTATCGAAAATTCGTAAGCGATTCGGTGGGAGAAACCAAGGCGTTCGAGCCCCGTACGCGCCATGATCAGCGCATCCGCCGGCCCGACCGCACCGCCGGGCAGCCGCTGCTTTTCACCCTGATCGAGCTTGCGCACGCGCGTGTCGGCGGCGCCGCGAAAGTGGATTACTTCGACTTCGGGGAACAGCCGCCGCGCATAAACAGCGCGTCGCACCGCGTTGGTGCCGATTTTGAAACCGTTGCCGCGCGTGCGCCTAATCTCATTGAGCGAAACGCCAGCGCGTAGCACCAGCGCGTCACCCGGAGGGTCGCGCGACAGGGTCGCGCCAACTACGAGTGAAGGCGTTTCCTCGTTCCCTGGCATGTCCTTGAGCGAATGCATTGCCGCCTGCAGCTCGCCTGCAAGGAGAGCATTGCGGATTTGTGCGACAAATGCGCCGCCCTTGCCGCCATGCGGCAGAAGCTTGTTGATCTGGTCGATATCGCCCGCGGTGTCGAGTGTGACCACCTCGACCTCGAGGTCGGGAGCCGCCGCGGTGAGCCGGCGTGCGATTTCGTTGGTCTGCGCCAGCGCCATAACGCTTTTGCGCGTGCCGATCCGGAAACGATTGATCACAAAAGGCGCTCCCGAATCATCGGGCATCCTGCAAAATCATCTTCTATGCCTTCCGCAATCACCACGACTGGCGCGAAGTCTGTAAAGGAGGCACGCCGGCGAGCATTCCCTACCAGTTCCTCAGCATAGGCCTGCACACGCTTTCTAAGAGTCGACGGCTCGCGGACTTCGTCGATCAATCCCCATCGCTGAGCTTCGGAAGCCACAATCAGATCGCCCTGGTATAGATAGTGCATCGCACGGGAACGTCCGATCAGGCGCGCCAGAGCCCGCGTCGTCGCGATCAGTGGAATGAAGGCGATCCGGATTTCGGGCTGTTCTAACCGGGCATGGGCGGCGCTCGCCTCGGGCGCGTTGAGAACTGAGGTCGTCAGCCAGACCGCGGCGGCGAGAACCCAGTAGTGCCAGGCGTCAAGCCCAGTGAAATGGAAAGCGGAGGGGGCAATGATGGAGACCACACCCAATGCGCGGTCCACCCAAAGATGCAGCCAGTAATGGATGCCCCGGACGAGCCCCGTCGGGTGGTCCGTGAGAGCCGGCAGCATCAGTGGCGTGACGCGGGTCACCACCGAAAGCCACAGCGCGACAGGACTGCTCTTGCCTAGCTTCAGCAGGAATGGCGCGACCATCCAGACGATGGCAACAGGATAGTCGATTAGGTAGGTGTGGATAGATTTTGTGATGAAGCGACAGGGCATGACGTAACTCCTGCATGCTGGGCTGCTCGATCGAGTTCTTGGGACATCGAGAGTAGGGGCTGCGCACGCGAATGGCGGATCGACCGCATTGTGATCGATGGGCCACCCGTGCTGCCACCGAGTATCGATGAGGTGTACGAGGAGGGTATTCCCGTCTGTGCGCCGTTAGAAATGCAGGATCGTTATCGTTTTCATTCTCTCAGGCGGCCGCGTCTAGAGTTTTCAGACGCCAACGGCCCCCGCGGGAGGTCAGGATAGCGCTCGAGTAGAAATCTCTTCCATTCAAACGGTCCCCGTTTGTCCTTCCTAATTGACGCCGACCCAGCACCGGCGGCGAGCGAACCTTCCATCCCATCGATTCTGAGCAAATCTTGTTCTGACTCCGTGTTCACAGTTCGTCCAAAGTAGCGTGAATCTGCGCATTGCTCTTGTCATGGCCCCAATCACTCGGGGCGCCGTCCTCTTCAATCCGATACGCAACCGAAGATGCATTTCGCTTCTGACCGATAGTTTGAAGGGCGGTCCCCTAGTGGTTCCGGAAGATTCGAGTGAAGCTGCTGCTGCTCTGATACCCCGCGTGAAGTGCAACTTGCTCGATGGACAATGCATTGGCAGCCAGCAGGCCAGTCGCATGCCGCATGCGGACACGTCTCAGGACGGGCATCGGCGATTCACCAAACGCGGCGGCGAATCTCGCCATCAACGTCGAGCGGATCAACCATACCGGTCTGCACAGGGTCTGAACACTGAAGTCCGTCCGTCGCGAGACGTGATGCCATTTCGGCAAACGCGCGCGCTATCGGCGGGTCATTCAAACGCGAAAAGTGCTCCACCCAGAGTTTGCAGAAGTCAGATTGCGACGAAGCAGGGCCAGCAATATGAGCTTGAACAGCGCCGACGCCATTGGGTCCCCGCCGATCTCGCGCGCGGGAAGTTCAACCATCGCATAGCTCATGAGCCGGTCGAGCTGATCATACGCATCAAAGGTTTCGACTACCGGCGAAGCGAGCGAAGCAAAGAGATCTAGTCCCGGATCGTAAACTGCATGGAAGCAACCGCAGACGAGCGAAAATGATGCCTCGCCTTCGCCGATCTCGTAACGGTGCACGTCCAGCGCTTCGGAAAGATCACCGGCAATCATCGCGACCCCGGCGCTCGGTCCGTCCTTTGGCGTCGCGCCCGTGGGCACGTGGATGTCGCTACCGTCGAGCACGCCGAGGCCAACGCCGGGCCCCGCTATCGCGACAAGACCTCGACAAGTTGATGACAACGTTGGACGTCGCCTTCGTCAGGCCGTCGGAGTGCGCGCTTGCGGCGGGTCGCCCGCACCGGCGCCTCCATCGTCGACTACTGTCTTCGAGACGCCGGATTCATCCTCCTGGACGACGAAATCCCCATACGCCTGACGCCGCTCACGCTGGTGATCGTCGCGCCGGGGCGAGCAATGACGGTCGCCGCGACGGAGCACGCGACCGCACCGCGGAACGCCGGCAAGCACAACAACGGCAGCTTCACACCGGGGTCGTCGCAGCGGCACACCGTCGGGGACGGCAAGCCGGCGCTGGTGCTTGCATGCGGGTCCCTCCGAGCCAACTACGGTCCGGCGCTCGACTTGTTCGCCTCCCTTACAGCGCCGATCTTCGAGACGTTCAACGTGCACGACCGGCTCAACCAAGTGATGGCCTACGCAATGGCCGAGCTCGCAGCCCAGGACGTTGGTGGAGGACCACGATCATCGCGGCTCTCCGTTGGTTGTTGTCTTGCCGTCGTCGCGGACCTCACCGAAGGCGTTCGGCGATCCTGCGGCGGAGCGTCCGCAGGTCGTGCGCGAACACGCGGATGCCTTCGGCCCGCTTCTCGGTCGCCATGGCGTCCTCGTTCATGATCCCCCGGAAGGTTGTCTCGTCCATCGGGCCCTCGGGATCGGATGTTTAAAAGCGCCGTTATTGCAATCCAAACTGCAACGCCGATGATGCTCGCGATTACACGAAAGACTTTTTTCTCCAGGGCCTGGCCGCAAGTTCGCTCGGCTATGAGCGCAACCGTTATTATCGCCGTCGACGGCATTTTGAGCGGAAGCCAGAAGCTCACATACAATTCAGGACTGCCGTCAGCCAGACCGGGATCGCGAAAGCCCAGGGAGTAAGGGAAAACCTAACGGAAGGAACCTCACTTGTTTAGGCAGTGTCGAACAACTCTACTCCATGAATTCGACTGTCCGCCTCAACGGAAGAAGGGGTGTTGTCCGCACCTGTCATGCGGGTTCTTCGGTAGTTTCCGATGACGTCTTTGGCGGCAATCGTAGGACCGCCCGCAAAAACTCTCACTGGAACCAATGACGGCGAAGCGACGTAACGTCCGAATGGATGACGTCTTGCTGACGCCCCGCTCAACGAGTCGCTACTTCAACGTAGCAAGATAAGTAACGAGGTCCGTCCGGTCCGTCGGGTTCTTCAGCCCTCCGTAGGTCATCCTGTTTCCGGGAACGACCTTCTGTGGCGATTCCAGATACGCATCGAGGGTCTTCGCATCCCAGACAATGTCGGACTGCTTCATCGCATCACTGTAGCGGAAGCCGGGAGCCATACCCGCCTTCCTGCCGATGATTCCTTCCAGGCCCGGCCCGACGCGATTGGCTTGATCCGTCGCATGGCATGCTGCGCAAGCTTTGAAGATGGTTTTTCCGTGCTCGGCGTCCTGTGCGTAGCCGGGAGTCGCGGTTGCTCCCGTAAATGCAAGCACCGCGATAAACACTCCAGTCTTTCCTGTACCCTTCATTGGGAATATCCTTTTTTAGATCGGGATCAGAGGTGGCGCGGCCGTGCAACGTAATTGTTGAGGTCGTCGCCCAGTCGAAGCGAGCATGCCCCTAAAAGCGTATCGGGTTGTAGCCCGCATTGAAGGGATAAGCGGATGCAGCGACAACAAAGAGGTTCTCTACATTCCTCCGTCGAAATCGGTGAAGGAGAGCGCAAGCGGGACTGCAGTCTCGACCGATAACCGGTACCGCTGTCGAATTTATCGACGGACG from Bradyrhizobium sp. Ash2021 encodes the following:
- a CDS encoding enoyl-CoA hydratase/isomerase family protein, translated to MPCRFITKSIHTYLIDYPVAIVWMVAPFLLKLGKSSPVALWLSVVTRVTPLMLPALTDHPTGLVRGIHYWLHLWVDRALGVVSIIAPSAFHFTGLDAWHYWVLAAAVWLTTSVLNAPEASAAHARLEQPEIRIAFIPLIATTRALARLIGRSRAMHYLYQGDLIVASEAQRWGLIDEVREPSTLRKRVQAYAEELVGNARRRASFTDFAPVVVIAEGIEDDFAGCPMIRERLL
- a CDS encoding integrase core domain-containing protein, which gives rise to MRNHAPDIAAMDLFVVPTIGFDLLYAFVIVRLDRRDIVWINVTANPTAEWVAHQITEAFPWDGAPGYMIRDRDRIYGTVVTRRLRAMGIRDKPVAPASPWQNGFVERLIGSIRRECVDHIIVLGEAQLRRILKSYARYYNETRTHLALDKDAPVSRPVQRTGVVSSLAVLGGLHLHYGRV
- a CDS encoding caspase family protein; this translates as MTVARILVGAAVLLGLLSTGLGRTMRLEKPHNRPMSAPIWSGESAPIDTNRLALVIGNSTYPDAGSPLPQITRDAEGLTNALRKDGFLVDAVDNATHPDMTRAIDHLRARVHLNSIVLVYFGGYGVQSDGQNYLIPVDAKIWSEEDVRRQGVSIDRLLSQLKTSGARVRLVVIEASRRNPYERRFRSYSHGLAPIQTSENALILSSAAPGQVVEDPDELHSQLMTALLTQMDSSKMIEEVFNNTRNAVMAATQGQQIPAVSSTLTESVNLRPARSGAPVSSVGSAASGPRE
- a CDS encoding (2Fe-2S)-binding protein; translated protein: MIVCSCNVLSDHDVRHAVNTADDALRNAKQIYDCLGCSAECGRCARTIKTIIDEASRECALACQAGCPHRRIMDDAQDEPNAHPVCTENSNPAVVEMKSAQDGK
- a CDS encoding cytochrome c family protein, whose protein sequence is MKGTGKTGVFIAVLAFTGATATPGYAQDAEHGKTIFKACAACHATDQANRVGPGLEGIIGRKAGMAPGFRYSDAMKQSDIVWDAKTLDAYLESPQKVVPGNRMTYGGLKNPTDRTDLVTYLATLK
- a CDS encoding integrase core domain-containing protein translates to MIGLFCFVLAVLASPFKSKLRLQAENAVLRHQLIVLRRRLHGRVRLANHDRWFFIQLYRWFPSVLQVLSIIRPETLLRWHRAGFRSYWRWKSRPLGGRPQIDTELRGLIRRMSMENPLWGAPRIHGELLKLGFEVAQSSVAKYMVKRQAPPSQGWRTFLRNHAPDIAAMDLFVVPTIGFDLLYAFVIVRLDRRDLVWINVTANPTAEWVARQITEAFPWDEAPRYLIRDWDWIYGSVVTRRLRAMGIRDKPTAPASPWQNGFAERLIGSIRRECVDHIVVLGEMHLRRVLKSYADYYNRVRTHRSLNRDAPASRSVQRTGVVRSLAVLGGLHHHYARA
- the hemC gene encoding hydroxymethylbilane synthase, producing the protein MALAQTNEIARRLTAAAPDLEVEVVTLDTAGDIDQINKLLPHGGKGGAFVAQIRNALLAGELQAAMHSLKDMPGNEETPSLVVGATLSRDPPGDALVLRAGVSLNEIRRTRGNGFKIGTNAVRRAVYARRLFPEVEVIHFRGAADTRVRKLDQGEKQRLPGGAVGPADALIMARTGLERLGFSHRIAYEFSIAEMLPAVGQGIIAVECVAADWQTRHLLSNIDDVVAHACADAEREVLWMLNGHCNSPIAGFARIDGKTISLSASVLDETDGLIIGASRSGPANRPRELGRAVAFELLAKGAAEIIERSRPK
- a CDS encoding helix-turn-helix domain-containing protein — translated: MARFAAAFGESPMPVLRRVRMRHATGLLAANALSIEQVALHAGYQSSSSFTRIFRNH
- a CDS encoding DUF6894 family protein: MTQVYFHCSNTKKVFLDSRGAVVADLAEARDHATRLVQSFTSERSLEDWHDWVLHVSDDQGDELFVVPFIFVLGEPN